From Gemmatimonadaceae bacterium:
GGACAACATCGAGGATCTTGACCGTTGGAATCAAGAGCTTTCGAGCCTCCTCGAGTTCGATTCTGATCCCGTCTCATCCGGCTTCGCCGCTGCGCACTTCTGCAGAGATGCGATCTACCGAGCTGACGCGGATCGAGCGCTGCAGTTTCTGTCGATGGTTAAGTCGGCGCTACCCAGAGTTCCAACTCCAAAGGCGAGCGCTTACGTCGTAGCGCTCGAGCTAGGGGCGCAGCTGCTAAACCCCAGATGGCGGCCATCTGAAGCACTCGTCGCGGCTGCGATAGAGAAGCACGAAAGAACGGGCCGGTTCGGCACCAGCGACTATCTGACATCGGTAGTAGTCGACGCGCTAATTCGCTTGGGACGGTCGGTAGAGGCTGGTGAGATCGCGACTAGGTACATCGAACGAATGCGACGTGAGCGATCTCCGCTAAGCACTGCGCTCAAGGGTGCAATGCGGCGCTTGGGAGCATAAAGAAAGGCCGTCTTCCTTGCTCACTTGGAAGACGGCCTTTGGTTTCGGGTCAGATGGTTACGCCACAGCAGGCGTCTTCATCCGAGTTCGAACTAGCTTCTCGATCCTCTGCGTTAGTGATCGGACATGCCCGGAATCACTTTTGTCAAAGAGGCGGTAGAAGTCCGGCGAGCTAATCAGCTTGTCGCAGATCTCGGGATCGAACTGAATGCCGCGATACTTCATCAGTTCGGCCTTAACGTCTGCTTCTCCAAGCGCCTTTCGATATGGACGATCCGTCGTCATCGCATCGATCGTATCTGCAAACATGATGATGCGGGACGCCAACGGAATGTCTTTGCCCTTCTTCTGATCGGGGTATCCGGTACCATCCCAATTCTCGTGATGGTGCCTGACGTCGATGTGGATCTTCTTGTCCTTTAGACTCGAGATCTTCTCGACGAGCTCACAGCTCTTGATCGGGTGCAACTCCATGATCGCGCGCTCATCCGGTGTCAGCCGACCTGGCTTCGACAGAATGGGCGCGAAGATCTCATGGATCTTTCCGACGTCGTGCAAAAGAGCAGCCGTTCCAATCTGCTCAATCTGCTTTTCAGGCAATCCGAGGATATCCGCGATGATTAGCGAGTACTTCTTGACCCGCTGCGAATGGCCTGAAGTATACGGGTCTCGGAATTCGACCGTCTGAACGAAGAGATTAAGAAGCTCTTCGTTGGTACGCTCCAGTCCCCAGAATGCCTGATAGCCATAACGGGCCATCACGATAAGTGAGGATAGAACGATGATGCCCCAGTAACTCCAATCGACGTAGACTCTCGCGAACGCGTACACGAGAGGCATCGATGCGACGTCCCAGAACAGCCCTCTTACATTCCCTTCGTACCAGGTTTTCCAGAAAGGCTTGTTTTCAGCCAGACTGATTACGCCGGCGACGGCACCCGTATTGACTAGAAAGAATGAGAGAACCGCCGCTGCGTGCGGCCCAAAGCGGAAAGTATCATCCACTTGCAGGGCTACGCCGCCAACGCGCACATAGAGCAGACTGCTAAGTCCAGCGGCGAGAATGAGCTGCGACGCGTTGAATACACGCTGAATCGGCAGCTTCTTCTTCATCAATTCCGCTACTGTCGCACCAAGACCGATAGCGATCGTGGTGCCCCAGGAGGGATAAAGTACGACGGCGGTGAGATAAGGAAGGAAAGAAGCCGCACCGATCGTACTTCCACGAACTTGGTAGCTGAAGAACGCCATCGCGGCAGCCACTACCGCGAGAATCAGCACGCCACCGAGTAGGTCGAGATCCACGACGGGTGACATTGAATGAAGCGCAAAGAGCACGCCTGCCGCAGCAAGCGTGATCCCATAGACATATGCTATGACGCGTTTCTTCATCGTGGATCGAGAAGGGGTCCCCGCCAAGCCGGCTAGTCGATCGTCAGATCAGCCCCAAAGCTTGACGTCGGCAACAATGACCGACCAAAGCGCATTCACGAGCTGGGCCATGAAGTCCATCTGCGTCACCTCCCATCGGGGTCAGTCACGTGCATCGCGCTCGCGATTCACACGTGCTAGTCGAGGTTGGCTCCGCTCCTGTAACTGGCCTGCCCGCTCAGCTCCGCTCCAGACGGTTGGCGGGGACTTCTAAGGGATCGTCGTAACGACGGTGAGTAGAAGGGTCCGACGCGCTTGCGCGCAGTTAGCGATCGAAATGCACCCAGCGGTTGGTCGCGTCGAGCACCGCCAAAACCGCGCTCGTTTCCGCGCTCTCCCGCACTTCACAGCTGCCCGTCAGTACCACCGGCTCACGTCCCACCTTCGCCGACAGGCTGACAAACACGAACTCCCGATCAAACGCGTCGATCAACTTGGCCCCTTCCAGCGCCAGGCTCTTGTCGCCGCCCGGCGTGGCCTTCGTGGCCGTCGAGATCGCCTGCAACGTCGCGCGGGCCGACAGCTCGATCCGCGAACGCTCCGATTCCTGCCCTTCCGCCTCGCCGAAGTACTCCTCGCCATCGCGCGTCAGCGTGACGCGGCACAACACCCCGCGCGCGCGCGAACGACGGACTTCGACATCCTCGAACACCAGCAACCGACGGCTTGCCCCGACGGTCGACACCGTAGAGGCAGACGACTCAGGAGCGGAAACGGCACTGAGATGGGCGTGCAACCGACCACCCGGCAGCGGGGTCGGCTGAGGGGCCGGCTCGGGGGCGACCGCCTGCGGCATCGGCGGCACGGCCGCCTGGGGCGCTGAGGGGGCTGCTCCGCCGGCCATGGCCGTCAGGCCGGCAGGCGGGGTCACCGGCGGCGCTTCGGGACGAGGCGTGTCTATAGTGGTGGCAACCGAGATCTTCCGGTGGTTGACCCGGAGACCGAGCTGCGCAATGAGCGCGCTCTCGATGTTGCGAACCGTATTCTTGGGGGCGACCTGATCGGTCGTCAGCACGTGGATCTCTTCCACGGCGCCCGTTTCGTTCGGCATGATCCGAACCGCAACCACCCCTGGCAGGGTGGCGATCAGCTCCTCAGCCCTCCGAATGGGCAACACACTCCCCGCAATGGTTCCGGAGGGAGAAGAGGGCGACGACATGCCGAAATTGACTGGAATGGACAGGCGTGGCTCCGCGGCTGACCAGCTCGAGGGGAGGGGACCGACCGTCTTACAGGGCCAATATGTGGCTGAGGACGCCGTGTGGCAAGGCTCCCCGTCCCTACAAGATGTTGTCGGACTTACACGTACCCCCATCCACCTCAAGCTTCGTCGAGGGGGCCCTCACCGAGATCGCCGGTCTCCCCCTCGTACTCCCGAAGCTTCCGGTACAGGGTCCGCTCCCCGATCCCGAGCAATTCCGCCGCCTTTCGACGGTTGCCACCCGTGTTCCGCAACGCCGTCTGGATCGCCACCCGCTCGATCTCAGCCATCGTCATCCCGGGCCCCAGGGTGATCACCGTCGGCGGCGGCGTCTGGTCACGTGGCTCGATACCACGCACCACACCATACGGGACCGGTGGTAGGACTTCTGTGAGCCCCGTCGCATTTCCGCTCACGGCTCGTCCCATCGCCCCCGCTTCCGCCCAGAGCGGCGCGCCGGCACGCGTCTCCACGTCCATGCGCCGCCGCAGCTCCTCGACCTGCAGCTTGAGCTCGACCAGCGAGCGCACGATGAACTCGAGCTCGCGCCCCTGCGCACGTTCCCCTTCGCGCACGACCGGGCCTACATGCACCGGGAGCAATCGACGCCCGCCGCCATCGCGAATCGCGCGCGGAATGTCATCGGCCACGATCTCGCGCCCATGCGCGAGCACCACCATGCTCTCGATGAGATTGCGCAGCTCGCGCACGTTGCCGGGCCAGTGGTACTCGACCAGCAAGCCAAGCGCCTCCGCCGAGATCCCCTGGAACTCGCGATCGTGCATCGCGCTGAACTCGCTCACGAAGCGACGCACGAGCAACGGAATGTCGTCGCGCCGCTCGCGCAGCGGCGGCAGATACACGCTCAGCACATTCAGGCGATAGAAGAGATCGGCACGGAACGATCCCTCCTCGACATGCTCGCGCAGCGGACGGTTGGTCGCGGCCACGACGCGCACATCCACCGGAATGGAGCCCGTCCCACCGACGCGCGTCACCTCACGCTCCTCGAGAACGCGCAGCAGCTTCACCTGCGTGGACGACGGGATCTCGCCGATCTCATCGAGAAAGAGCGTCCCGGTATCCGCCAGCTCGAAGCGCCCCAGCCGCCGCTCGGCGGCGCCGGTGAACGAGCCCTTCTCATGCCCGAAGAGCTCACTCTCGAGCAGCGTCTCCGGCAGCGCGCCCACGTTCACGGCAATGAACGGCTTGCCGCGGCGCGGACTCAGGCGGTGAATGGCGCGCGCCACCAATTCCTTGCCGGTGCCACTCTCACCTTCGATGAGCACCGTACTCGTGACGGGGGCGATCTGCTCGACCTTGACCAGCACTTCCTGCACCGGCGCGCTTTCACCCACAAGCCCGGTGATGCGCGCGAGGCGCTGCCGATCGAGGCGCCGGCGGATGCTGTCCACGACCTCGTCGATGACGATGGGCTTGGCCCACGTTTCGGCGTAGCCCACGTCGCGCAGCCGCTCGTTCATCACCGGATCGACCACATCGGTGAAACCGATGACGGTGACGTTGTCCCAGAGCAGCTGCCGCACGAGCGCAATGTTCGCGGGATCGAGCAGCGCGCCGGTGAGGACCAGCACCGAGGGATGCGCGCGCCGAAGATCGCCACGCACATCATCCATCGGCGAGATGGCGACGGTCTCCACGCCGAGCTGCTCGAGCGCCGCGTTGAGCCGGATGGCCGGCTCCACGTCGGTCATCAGAATCGCGACGGGTTGCGTCGCGTGCTCTTCCGCGCCGCCGCGAGCGGCAGACGGGCGAGCGCGTGTGCTCACGCCTTCCCCGGGCGCTTGTAGAACGGCAGCTTGACCACGCGCGCGGGGACCGCCTTGCCGCGAATCTCCACCGCGAAGGTCGCGCCTTCCACCGCCGCGGCGGCCGGCAGGAAGCACGTGCCGATCGGGATACCGAGCGTGGGGCTCATGGTGCCGCTGCGCACTTCGCCAAACGGCACGCCGTCCACATGCACGGGATAGCCGTGCCGCGGAATGGCGCGTTCGTCGAAGGTGAAACCCACGAGCTTGCGCGCCGTGCCTTCCGCGGCCTGCTTCGCGAGCACGTCCTTGCCCAGGAACGGTTCGGCCTTGCCGAGCTTGAGGAGCCAGTTGAGGCCCGCCTCGACGGGCGTCACCTGGTCATCGAGTTCATGGCCGTAGAGGCACATCCCCGCCTCGAGACGCAGGGAGTCGCGGCACCCAAGCCCCGCCGGCGTCACTGCGCCACTCGCCATCACGGCGTTCCAGATGTGCGCCGCCTTGCTCTCATCGAAATAGAGCTCGAAGCCGAGTTCACCGGTGTAGCCCGTGCGCGAGATGATGCACGGCACCCCGGCGACATGACCCTCGGTGAACCAGTAGTACTTGATGCCATCGAGCGGCACATCGGCGAGCGCGGCGACGATCGCCGGCGCCTTCGGGCCCTGGATCGCCAGCAGCGCCGTGGCGTCGGAGATATCCGTCATCGTGCAGTCGAAACCGGCACGATGCGCCTCGAGGTGCGCGAGGTCCTTGTCGCGATTGCTCGCGTTGATCACCAGCATGAGGTGATCGGCGAAGCGATACACGAGCAGGTCATCGACGATGGTGCCGTCGGCGCGGAGCAGCGTGGAGTACTGCACCTGCCCGATGCCGAGCGCGGCGACGTCATTGCTCGTGACCGAGTTGACGAAGCGAATGGCATCGGGGCCCTTCACGATGACCTCACCCATGTGCGACACGTCGAACATGCCGCAGCTCTCGCGCACGGCCTTGTGCTCGGCGGTGATCCCGCTCGGGTACTGCACCGGCATCTCGTAGCCGGCGAAGGGAACGATCTTGGCACCCAGGGCGACGTGGATGTCGTAGAGCGGCGTGCGCTTGAGCGCGGCAGTCGAGTCAGTCATGGGCTGGAAAGAATCAGGGCGCGTCCGATGTGGGCGCGCCCTGAAACATGCTCAAAATGGCAGACAATCGCCAGCCAAGCTGGCAGTCGCCCGCGATCAGCCGATGACGGCCATGACCTCTTCGGCGTGGCCGGCCGGTTTCACCTTCTCGAAGACCTTGGCGATCTTGCCCTTGGGGTCGATCACGAAGGTGGTGCGTTCGACGCCCATGTACTTCCGGCCGTACATCGACTTCTCCTTCCACACTTCGTAGGCCTGGAGCACGGTCTTTTCCGTGTCGGCGAGGAGCGTGAAGGGGAGCTCGTACTTGGCCTTGAACTTGGCGTGCGACTTCACCGGGTCCGGGCTGATGCCGAGGATGACCGCCTTCCCCTTCTTGAACTTGGGGAAGAGGTCACGGAACTCGCAGGCTTCGGTGGTGCAGCCGGAGGTGTCGTCCTTGGGATAGGCGTACAGCACGACCCACTGCCCCTTGAGCGACGAGAGCGTGAGTTCCTCACCGGTGTCGGTGGGGAGGGTGAAATCGGGGGCCTTGGTGCCTTCAGCGATGGGCATGGTGCGCGAGAGTTCCGGCTAGAGCGTTTCGATTACAGCGTTTCGGTTACAGCGTTTCGTTTCCCATGAGCACCGCCATGATCGCCTTCTGGATGTGCAGGCGATTCTCGGCTTCATCCCAGACCACGCTCTGCGGGCCGTCGATGACGCTGGCGGTGACCTCTTCGCCGCGGTGCGCGGGGAGGCAGTGGAGAAAGATCGCGTGGGGGGCGGCGAGTTCCATGAGCGTGTCGTCCACCTGATAGAGCGCGAACGCCAGCGCGCGCTTGGCCTGCTCCTCCTCCTGCCCCATCGACGCCCACACGTCGGTGGTCACGACATCGGCGCCGGCCACCGCCTCTCGCGGGTCGCGGAGCAGGCGCACATCGGCGGCCTTTTCGCGGGCGAGCGCGAGGAACTGCTCGTCGGGCTCGAAGCCCTCGGGGCACGCGATCGTGAGCGTGAAGCCCAGGTGCGCGGCCGCCTCGATCCACGAGTTGGCCATGTTGTTGCCGTCGCCAATCCATGCCACTGTCTTGCCGCGGATGGTGCCGCGGTGCTGGTGCACGGTGAGGATATCGGCGAGGATCTGACAGGGGTGCGACAGATCGGTGAGGCCGTTGATCACCGGCACATCGGCGTCGGCCGCCAGATCCACCGCGTCCTGATGCGCGAAGGTGCGGATCATGATGCCATGCACGTAGCGCGACAGCACGCGGGCCGTATCGGCGATGGGCTCCCCGCGGCCGATCTGTACGTCACGCGGCGACAGGAAGTGCGCCGACCCGCCCAACTGCAGCGCCCCCACTTCGAAGCTCATGCGCGTCCGCGTGGACGACTTCATGAACAGCATCGCGAGCGCCTTGCCGGCGAGCGGCTTCTTGTCGTAGCCGCCGGTTCGCATCCGCTCGGCGAGATCGAGCAGCGCAAACGTTTCGGCCGGCGAGAAGTCGGCGATGTTGAGGAAGTCGCGATGGGGCCGATTGGCCCGCGGCGGCGGTGCGTGCATGGATATGCGCCCCGAACGGGGTCCCCGGGGGACCCCCCGGTGGGGGGAAAGCAGACGGCGCGGCTGGAGGGCCGCGCCGAGCGAGTTGGGAATCTATGCGGGGGTGGGGCGTGGGGGGAGCGGGGTGCCGCCCGGCGAGATCAGGGCGTCGGCGGCAGGCCCTTGATGCCGTAGCTCGTGAGCAGCGCCTGATAGTGAGGCTCAGCGCGGTGACTCCCGATCTTCCCGCCAAAAATCCCGATGAAGAGACGCCAGGCTGACCGCTCGCGGTTTCCGATCTCGAGCCACTTGTACATCGCGGTGGTGTCGCCGACTTCGGCGGCGGCCCACGCGATCATCTCGGGCGGCGAGTAGCTGCGCTCCCACGCGCGCTCGGCGGCCTGCAGCCGAGTTCGGGCCTCGGCGCCACGGCCCATGCGCGCGAGCGCGATGATGCCGATCGACGAGGGGTGCCCGATCGTGGGCTCCTGCGCCGTGGCAATCTGCAGGGCCTCCGCATGGCGACCGCTCACCAACGGCACCATCGCTGCACCGACGTCCCCGTAGGTCACGGATTTCACGAAGTCCGGCGCGCGCGCCCACGCGCGCTCCGCGGACACACGGTCGCCCATCATGACGGGCAGATAGATCTGATTCAGCGCCGGCAGCGGATCCAACGGGTCGACCTTCACCATCGAATCGAGGAGCGCCATGGCGGCGGGCACGTTCGCCTGCGACGTGTGCACCATGTATTGCGCGAACATCGCCCGGATCGAGAGGGGGTCGCGACGGCGTGCTGCGGCCACCAGCTGCTGCGCTCGCGACCAATCGAACGCATAGCCCGCGGTATGGGTTGCCGCGGCGGCGAGCACGTCGGCGCGCGTGCTGTCGATTGACATCGCTCGACCGATAAACTCGGAGGCCTTTGGCATCACCGCGTTCGGGTGCTCGAAGCCGTCCGAGAGCGCACTGTAGACAAATGCCTTGCCGATCAGCGCGTCGACCAGAGTGGCATCGATCGTCAGTGCACTGTCGTAGAGGGCGAGTCCCCGATCCAACCCGTCTCGCGAAAGGCTGTTGACCGCATACCGAGCGCGAAGCACGAGGTCGTAGCTGCGCGGATCGACGAGTCGTCGGCCGCCTTGATGGTCGCCCGCCAACCCGACAATCCGCTTGGCGATGGAGTCGACGATATCCCGCTGCAGCTCCACGATCTCCGCGTTCGATCGCTCGGCGCTAAAGCTCCAGAGCACCGAGTTGTCGCCCGCGCGGGCGAGTTCAGCGGAGATGCGTACCTGTTGGCCACTGCGTCGCACGGCGCCGGTCAGCACGGTGGCGACGCCGGTGGCACGCCCGGCCTCCTGCGGCGTCGGGTGCTTGCCCTTGAACGAGAAGGCGGTGTTCCGTCCGATCACCCGCATCCCCGACTCGGCCAGTTTACCGATGAGATCCTCGGTGACACCGTCGGCGAAGTACTCCTGCGCCGTGTCGCGCGCGGCGTTGTCGAACGGAAGGACCACGATGGACCGATCGGTTGCGGCAGCGACGGCCGGCGCCGCGGTTCCGGAGCGCCACCACCAGCCCGCGGCGAGTAGCAGGGCGACCAGCGGCAGGACCATTAACCCGCGAGGCGTCGATTTTGTCGCGGACGCCACGATCGCCGCGGGGGTCGCGATGCCATCGATTACCGCCAGCAGCTCGCGCGCGGACTGGGGCCGATCACCCGGCATCTTGGCCAAGCACTGCTCCACCAGCCGCGCCAGCGACTCCGGCACGTCGGCGCGCGTCGCGCGCACTGGCTTTGGCGCTTCCGTGATGTGCGCGGCGTAGATCGCGCTCGGCGCCCGATTGCCGAATGGCGTGCTGCCCGTGAGCAGCTCATACGCCACGCAGCCCCACGCGTACAGATCCGCGCGATGATCGAGTTGCGGATCGGCACTCACCTGCTCCGGCGCCATGTAGGCGGGCGTGCCGAGGGCCATGCCGGCGCCGGTGAGCGCGGTCGTGTTCGGCGCGTTGGTAGCGCTCGAGAGCGCCTTTGCCACGCCGAAATCCGTCACCACCGCCGCGCCGTCGGCGAGGAGCACGTTGTCCGGCTTGATGTCGCGGTGCACGAAGCCCTGCGCGTGCGCGTAGGCGAGCGCCTGGGCGATATCGCGCAGGATCTTGGTCGCCTCGGCGACCGGAAGGGCGCCCTGCCCTGCGATGCGCGCCCGGAGCGACTCACCGGCCACGTAGGGCATGGCGAACCACGGTACCCCATTCGCCTCGCCGGCGGTGAGCACGGGGACGATGTGGGGGTGCTGCAATTGGGCCGCGGTGCTGATCTCGCGACGGAAGCGCTCGACCGCCTGGGCCCCGCCATCAACGGGCACGACCTTGATGGCGACGCGGCGGTTGAGCGCGGTCTCCACAGCCACGAACACGCGCGACATGCCCCCGCCACCGAGCTCGCGTTCGAGGCGGTAGGTGGGGGCGAGGGCTTGGGCGAGATCGGGCGCGTCGGCCATGGCCTATACTAGCGACGGCGCACAGCGATCACGAGCCATTCCCGCGCAGGGCACGGCGCACCTCGGTGGCGAAGTTACGCACCACGATGAGACGCGGCTCGCGCACGCGGCGGATCCCGATGATATCGCCGTTCGGCCCCACGTCGAAGGCGGCGTGCAGGCGATCATCAGAGGCCAGCACCCCTTGGGTGACGGCGCGCGTGCCGGTGATCACGGGATCCGGGGTGAAGGCGAGCGACACCTCGACAATGGCGTCCCCTTCCGGGTAAAAGAGCGCCTTGCTGTCGCGACGCCAGACGGGGAGGATATGCGGATGCTGCAGCTTGGCCGTGGTCTTGATCTCACTCAGGAACCGCTCCGCCCCCAGCGCAGCGCCCAGGTCCGGGTGCAGGACCTTGATGGCGACGTCGCGCTCATGACGCAGATCGTGCGCAAGATAGACGGTGGCCATGCCACCGGCGCCGAGTTCGCGCTCGACGCGGTAGCGGTCGGCGACGGCAGTGGTGAGGCGCTCGAGCGTGGAACTCATGACGTCCTTAAGGCTTCTTGAGGCGCGCGCGCACTTCCGCGGCCCAGTTGAGCACGAGCATCACCGAGGCGCGCGAGTCCTTCGTTTGCAGCATCAACAGGTGCTTGCCGTCGGGTGCCACATCGTACGACGCGTGCGGCCCTGAGGACTCGAACGCGTTCGCGAAGAGCGCGCGCCGCGATTGCACCGTAAAGGTGGGCGACGCGTTGACCGCGGCGACCACCACGGCGGTGTCGGTGCGATAGAAGAGCGACCGGCCGTCGCGCGACCAGACCGGTTCGCTGCCACCACCGCTCGAGACTTGCACGCGACCGCCGGGGCCGGGCCACGGGCGAACATATACCTCCGCGTCCCCCGACTCATCGGAGCTGTAGGCGAGCCACTTGCCGTCGGGCGAGAACCGCGGCGCCCAGTTCACCGACTTGGTGAGGAACGCCGTCGCAGCCGCAGACTTGTCGAGCGGCATCATGAAGACCTGCTGATCGCCGTTGCCTTCGTCGGTGCGGTACATCAGCGTGCGCCCGTCGGGCGAGACCATCCCTTCATTCGGTCCACCGGGCACTTCCACGAGGAGTTCCGGCGTGCCGCTGCCATCCGCCGGCTGCCACCTGAGCCCGCGCCGCGGCGAGACCTGACGATAGAGCACCCGCTTGCCATCGGGCGTCCATT
This genomic window contains:
- a CDS encoding HD-GYP domain-containing protein; the encoded protein is MKKRVIAYVYGITLAAAGVLFALHSMSPVVDLDLLGGVLILAVVAAAMAFFSYQVRGSTIGAASFLPYLTAVVLYPSWGTTIAIGLGATVAELMKKKLPIQRVFNASQLILAAGLSSLLYVRVGGVALQVDDTFRFGPHAAAVLSFFLVNTGAVAGVISLAENKPFWKTWYEGNVRGLFWDVASMPLVYAFARVYVDWSYWGIIVLSSLIVMARYGYQAFWGLERTNEELLNLFVQTVEFRDPYTSGHSQRVKKYSLIIADILGLPEKQIEQIGTAALLHDVGKIHEIFAPILSKPGRLTPDERAIMELHPIKSCELVEKISSLKDKKIHIDVRHHHENWDGTGYPDQKKGKDIPLASRIIMFADTIDAMTTDRPYRKALGEADVKAELMKYRGIQFDPEICDKLISSPDFYRLFDKSDSGHVRSLTQRIEKLVRTRMKTPAVA
- a CDS encoding sigma-54 dependent transcriptional regulator codes for the protein MSTRARPSAARGGAEEHATQPVAILMTDVEPAIRLNAALEQLGVETVAISPMDDVRGDLRRAHPSVLVLTGALLDPANIALVRQLLWDNVTVIGFTDVVDPVMNERLRDVGYAETWAKPIVIDEVVDSIRRRLDRQRLARITGLVGESAPVQEVLVKVEQIAPVTSTVLIEGESGTGKELVARAIHRLSPRRGKPFIAVNVGALPETLLESELFGHEKGSFTGAAERRLGRFELADTGTLFLDEIGEIPSSTQVKLLRVLEEREVTRVGGTGSIPVDVRVVAATNRPLREHVEEGSFRADLFYRLNVLSVYLPPLRERRDDIPLLVRRFVSEFSAMHDREFQGISAEALGLLVEYHWPGNVRELRNLIESMVVLAHGREIVADDIPRAIRDGGGRRLLPVHVGPVVREGERAQGRELEFIVRSLVELKLQVEELRRRMDVETRAGAPLWAEAGAMGRAVSGNATGLTEVLPPVPYGVVRGIEPRDQTPPPTVITLGPGMTMAEIERVAIQTALRNTGGNRRKAAELLGIGERTLYRKLREYEGETGDLGEGPLDEA
- the gcvT gene encoding glycine cleavage system aminomethyltransferase GcvT, producing the protein MTDSTAALKRTPLYDIHVALGAKIVPFAGYEMPVQYPSGITAEHKAVRESCGMFDVSHMGEVIVKGPDAIRFVNSVTSNDVAALGIGQVQYSTLLRADGTIVDDLLVYRFADHLMLVINASNRDKDLAHLEAHRAGFDCTMTDISDATALLAIQGPKAPAIVAALADVPLDGIKYYWFTEGHVAGVPCIISRTGYTGELGFELYFDESKAAHIWNAVMASGAVTPAGLGCRDSLRLEAGMCLYGHELDDQVTPVEAGLNWLLKLGKAEPFLGKDVLAKQAAEGTARKLVGFTFDERAIPRHGYPVHVDGVPFGEVRSGTMSPTLGIPIGTCFLPAAAAVEGATFAVEIRGKAVPARVVKLPFYKRPGKA
- the bcp gene encoding thioredoxin-dependent thiol peroxidase is translated as MPIAEGTKAPDFTLPTDTGEELTLSSLKGQWVVLYAYPKDDTSGCTTEACEFRDLFPKFKKGKAVILGISPDPVKSHAKFKAKYELPFTLLADTEKTVLQAYEVWKEKSMYGRKYMGVERTTFVIDPKGKIAKVFEKVKPAGHAEEVMAVIG
- the argF gene encoding ornithine carbamoyltransferase — protein: MHAPPPRANRPHRDFLNIADFSPAETFALLDLAERMRTGGYDKKPLAGKALAMLFMKSSTRTRMSFEVGALQLGGSAHFLSPRDVQIGRGEPIADTARVLSRYVHGIMIRTFAHQDAVDLAADADVPVINGLTDLSHPCQILADILTVHQHRGTIRGKTVAWIGDGNNMANSWIEAAAHLGFTLTIACPEGFEPDEQFLALAREKAADVRLLRDPREAVAGADVVTTDVWASMGQEEEQAKRALAFALYQVDDTLMELAAPHAIFLHCLPAHRGEEVTASVIDGPQSVVWDEAENRLHIQKAIMAVLMGNETL
- a CDS encoding protein kinase, which encodes MADAPDLAQALAPTYRLERELGGGGMSRVFVAVETALNRRVAIKVVPVDGGAQAVERFRREISTAAQLQHPHIVPVLTAGEANGVPWFAMPYVAGESLRARIAGQGALPVAEATKILRDIAQALAYAHAQGFVHRDIKPDNVLLADGAAVVTDFGVAKALSSATNAPNTTALTGAGMALGTPAYMAPEQVSADPQLDHRADLYAWGCVAYELLTGSTPFGNRAPSAIYAAHITEAPKPVRATRADVPESLARLVEQCLAKMPGDRPQSARELLAVIDGIATPAAIVASATKSTPRGLMVLPLVALLLAAGWWWRSGTAAPAVAAATDRSIVVLPFDNAARDTAQEYFADGVTEDLIGKLAESGMRVIGRNTAFSFKGKHPTPQEAGRATGVATVLTGAVRRSGQQVRISAELARAGDNSVLWSFSAERSNAEIVELQRDIVDSIAKRIVGLAGDHQGGRRLVDPRSYDLVLRARYAVNSLSRDGLDRGLALYDSALTIDATLVDALIGKAFVYSALSDGFEHPNAVMPKASEFIGRAMSIDSTRADVLAAAATHTAGYAFDWSRAQQLVAAARRRDPLSIRAMFAQYMVHTSQANVPAAMALLDSMVKVDPLDPLPALNQIYLPVMMGDRVSAERAWARAPDFVKSVTYGDVGAAMVPLVSGRHAEALQIATAQEPTIGHPSSIGIIALARMGRGAEARTRLQAAERAWERSYSPPEMIAWAAAEVGDTTAMYKWLEIGNRERSAWRLFIGIFGGKIGSHRAEPHYQALLTSYGIKGLPPTP